A window of the Gossypium hirsutum isolate 1008001.06 chromosome A05, Gossypium_hirsutum_v2.1, whole genome shotgun sequence genome harbors these coding sequences:
- the LOC107903037 gene encoding uncharacterized protein, whose protein sequence is MLSGKNNNGFGWDEHRQLVVAEDAVWNSYLNSHKEAAQFRHRSFPYYDQLTAIYAKDRATRKDAQTAADIIEEINAEDVAARNTHEEREDFHGSEADVSLDDMDLSATQPQPKPQPTKNQGDSAFSKKKKKISDASDFSTSFNDTAALLAKNIRAVGLEISKSIASEVVIQQRSEMTI, encoded by the exons ATGCTTAGTGGAAAAAACAATAACGGCTTTGGTTGGGATGAGCATAGGCAGcttgttgttgctgaagatgcggtgtGGAACTCATATctaaat agtcataaagaagcAGCTCAATTCAGACATCGGAGTTTCCCTTATTATGACCAACTTACTGCCATCTACGCAAAAGATCGAGCCACTAgaaaagatgctcaaacagctgctgatattattgaagaaataaatgctgaGGATGTAGCTGCTAGAAATACTCATGAAGAAAGAGAAGATTTCCATGGATCCGAAGCTGATgtttctttggatgacatggatctTTCAGCTACACAACCGCAACCAAAACCGCAACCAACTAAAAACCAAGGTGATTCTgcattttcaaagaagaaaaaaaagatttctgATGCAAGTGATTTTTCTACATCATTTAATGATACTGCAGCTTTATTGGCGAAAAATATACGGGCCGTTGGCCTTGAAATCAGTAAGAGTATTGCATCCGAGGTGGTAATTCAACAAAGGTCAGAAATGACCATTTAA
- the LOC107904335 gene encoding probable LRR receptor-like serine/threonine-protein kinase At3g47570 isoform X2: MSNFHFLSSALMFFHCFMVSYAVTTRNLTTDQSVLLEFKHQINDPYGILIDNWTTSHSFCNWIGVTCGARHNRIVALNLPNMNLTGTIPPELGNLSFLASLNLSGNGFHGDLPGELGHLSRLKLVDLSFNFFTGKIPSSFGRLNQVSDLVLSNNNLTGAIPHEISNLLNMRTLDLVSNKLYGPIPSSIYNISSLRKISLSLNSLSGKIPDDMCHHLPNLEALYLGTNELSGQIPATIDECRNLQGLLLDYNQLSGSIPRRIGNLTALTELYLGGNNLEGEIPWEIGNLLNLEIFFAVDMRLTGLIPTSIGNLTKLREIYLGPNFLEGEIPWEIGNIHSLEIFSAPNMSLNGEIPHSILNGSSLKAIYVMLNHLSGKLPDIRSDSNLEELHLWGNNLSGNIPESISNVSKLRNIALMANSFSGHIPNSLGNLKFLEELRLWKNKLTIETNSNGEWSFFASLLNCKYLKVLDLSVNPLKGVLPTSISNLSQTLQVFSCADCRIEGTIPMEIGSLNNAIILELTNNELIGSIPTTIGGLTNLQYLGLSGNKLQGSIPHDLCGLKGLYELSLDDNELDGPLPPCLGELTSMRKLHLSFNKLHSSIPFSLWSLKDILKVDLSSNYFNGSLPLEIGKLSVLQHLDLSMNSLSNDIPSTIGNLRDLQVLALSSNRFHGLIPTSISDLVSLESLDLSENNLSGVIPKSLEGLRHLKKFNVSLNRLEGEIPSGGPFANFTSQSFMKNYALCGSPRLQVSPCKSNSHRNSKKTLLHVLRYVLPIVASIIIVITLIFVCTPFKKKRKSTNSTTIEDSFPLKEWKRISYDQLSKATDGFSGGNMLGSGSFGTVYKGILFDETEVAIKVFNLQLEGAFRSFDVECEVMSKIIHRNLVKVITCCSSTTDFKALVLELMPNGSLDQWLYSNNHFLDILQRINIMIDVASALEYLHSGYSTPLIHCDLKPSNVLLDKDMIAHVGDFGIAKLLGEGDSMKQTMTLATIGYMAPEYGSAGIISVKSDVYSYGILLMETFTRKKPTDEIFAGEMSMKHWVKTSLD; the protein is encoded by the exons ATGTCCAATTTCCATTTTCTTTCATCGGCATTAATGTTCTTCCACTGTTTCATGGTCAGCTACGCCGTGACTACCAGAAACCTCACCACCGATCAATCTGTTCTTCTCGAATTTAAACACCAAATCAATGATCCTTATGGCATCCTAATCGACAACTGGACCACCAGCCACTCTTTCTGTAACTGGATCGGTGTCACTTGCGGTGCTAGGCATAACAGAATCGTAGCTTTGAATCTTCCCAACATGAATCTTACCGGAACTATCCCTCCAGAATTAGGGAACCTCTCGTTCTTAGCCTCTCTTAATTTGAGTGGCAATGGATTCCATGGCGATTTACCGGGAGAGTTGGGGCACCTGAGTCGTCTGAAACTCGTCGACTTAAGCTTCAATTTCTTTACCGGGAAAATCCCATCATCATTTGGAAGATTAAACCAGGTTTCAGACTTGGTTCTCAGCAATAACAATCTGACTGGAGCAATCCCTCACGAGATAAGTAATCTTTTGAATATGAGAACACTTGACTTGGTATCGAACAAGCTTTATGGGCCTATACCTTCTTCCATTTACAACATTTCTTCATTGCGAAAGATTTCTTTATCCTTGAATAGTTTATCTGGTAAAATCCCAGATGATATGTGCCACCATCTTCCCAATTTGGAGGCACTTTACTTGGGCACAAACGAGTTGTCAGGTCAGATTCCAGCAACTATAGATGAATGCAGGAATCTTCAAGGATTATTATTAGATTACAATCAGTTGAGTGGCAGCATTCCCAGGAGAATCGGAAATCTAACTGCACTTACAGAGCTATATTTGGGTGGAAATAATTTAGAAG GTGAGATCCCTTGGGAAATTGGAAATCTGTTGAATTTGGAGATATTTTTCGCTGTAGATATGAGGCTTACTGGACTCATTCCCACGAGCATCGGCAATTTAACCAAACTCAGGGAGATATATTTAGGTCCTAATTTTTTAGAAG GTGAAATTCCATGGGAGATTGGGAATATTCATTCATTGGAGATATTTTCAGCACCAAATATGAGCTTAAATGGGGAGATTCCACATTCTATTCTCAATGGTTCTTCTTTGAAAGCCAtttatgtcatgctcaatcatttaTCTG GTAAATTACCAGACATAAGGTCGGATTCAAATCTTGAGGAGCTTCACCTATGGGGCAACAAtcttagtggaaacattcctgaATCTATCTCCAATGTTTCTAAACTCAGAAACATCGCATTGATGGCAAACTCATTCTCTGGTCATATTCCAAATAGTCTTGGCAATCTAAAATTTCTCGAGGAGTTACGCCTTTGGAAGAACAAATTGACCATTGAAACTAATTCAAATGGTGAGTGGAGCTTCTTCGCTTCCTTGCTGAATTGCAAGTATCTAAAAGTGTTAGATTTATCGGTCAACCCATTGAAGGGAGTTCTTCCAACTTCCATCTCCAATCTCTCCCAAACGCTTCAAGTTTTCTCATGCGCGGATTGCAGAATTGAAGGAACCATTCCCATGGAAATCGGTAGCTTGAACAATGCAATCATTTTGGAACTTACCAACAATGAACTTATTGGATCCATTCCAACAACGATAGGAGGGTTAACGAATCTCCAATACTTGGGTCTTAGTGGAAATAAGTTGCAAGGCTCCATCCCACATGATCTTTGCGGTTTAAAGGGATTgtatgaattatcattagatgaTAACGAGCTCGATGGACCTTTACCTCCATGTTTGGGCGAGTTGACTTCTATGAGAAAACTACACTTGTCCTTCAACAAGTTGCATTCATCAATACCTTTCAGTTTATGGAGCTTGAAAGATATCTTAAAAGTAGACTTGTCATCCAACTATTTCAACGGCTCCCTTCCACTTGAAATTGGAAAGTTGAGCGTACTACAACACTTGGACTTGTCAATGAATTCGTTATCAAATGATATCCCATCCACAATTGGAAATCTTCGCGATCTGCAAGTTCTAGCTCTTTCAAGTAATAGGTTCCACGGTCTTATCCCTACGTCAATCAGTGACTTGGTGAGTTTGGAAAGCTTGGATTTATCTGAAAACAACCTCTCTGGAGTCATTCCCAAATCTCTAGAAGGGCTTCGTCACCTCAAGAAATTTAATGTGTCTCTGAATAGATTGGAAGGGGAGATACCAAGTGGAGGGCCTTTTGCGAACTTCACAAGCCAATCATTCATGAAAAATTATGCACTGTGTGGTTCACCAAGATTACAAGTCTCACCATGCAAAAGTAACTCCCATCGAAATTCAAAGAAGACCCTTTTACATGTTTTGAGGTATGTTTTACCAATAGTTGCTTCAATCATCATAGTCATTACCTTAATATTTGTCTGCACACCATttaagaagaagaggaagagtaCGAACTCCACTACGATAGAAGATTCATTTCCTTTGAAGGAATGGAAAAGAATTTCGTATGATCAGTTATCGAAAGCGACCGATGGATTTAGCGGAGGAAACATGCTTGGTTCGGGAAGTTTCGGCACTGTATATAAAGGAATACTTTTTGATGAGACCGAAGTTgcaataaaagtttttaatttgcaATTAGAGGGAGCGTTTAGGAGTTTCGACGTCGAATGCGAAGTGATGAGTAAGATCATTCATCGTAATCTCGTCAAGGTCATTACTTGTTGTTCTAGTACTACTGATTTCAAAGCCCTAGTGCTTGAACTCATGCCAAATGGAAGCCTTGACCAATGGCTATACTCTAACAATCATTTCTTGGATATTCTACAAAGAATCAACATAATGATAGATGTTGCATCAGCATTAGAATACCTCCACTCGGGATATTCGACTCCTCTAATCCATTGCGACCTAAAACCAAGTAATGTCTTACTAGACAAAGACATGATTGCTCATGTGGGAGATTTTGGGATTGCCAAATTATTAGGAGAAGGAGATTCCATGAAGCAGACAATGACGCTTGCCACCATTGGCTATATGGCACCAG AGTATGGATCAGCAGGAATTATTTCCGTGAAAAGTGATGTCTATAGTTATGGTATTTTATTAATGGAAACTTTCACAAGAAAAAAGCCTACAGATGAAATTTTTGCTGGAGAAATGAGCATGAAGCATTGGGTGAAAACATCACTAG ATTAA
- the LOC107904335 gene encoding probable LRR receptor-like serine/threonine-protein kinase At3g47570 isoform X1, with protein MSNFHFLSSALMFFHCFMVSYAVTTRNLTTDQSVLLEFKHQINDPYGILIDNWTTSHSFCNWIGVTCGARHNRIVALNLPNMNLTGTIPPELGNLSFLASLNLSGNGFHGDLPGELGHLSRLKLVDLSFNFFTGKIPSSFGRLNQVSDLVLSNNNLTGAIPHEISNLLNMRTLDLVSNKLYGPIPSSIYNISSLRKISLSLNSLSGKIPDDMCHHLPNLEALYLGTNELSGQIPATIDECRNLQGLLLDYNQLSGSIPRRIGNLTALTELYLGGNNLEGEIPWEIGNLLNLEIFFAVDMRLTGLIPTSIGNLTKLREIYLGPNFLEGEIPWEIGNIHSLEIFSAPNMSLNGEIPHSILNGSSLKAIYVMLNHLSGKLPDIRSDSNLEELHLWGNNLSGNIPESISNVSKLRNIALMANSFSGHIPNSLGNLKFLEELRLWKNKLTIETNSNGEWSFFASLLNCKYLKVLDLSVNPLKGVLPTSISNLSQTLQVFSCADCRIEGTIPMEIGSLNNAIILELTNNELIGSIPTTIGGLTNLQYLGLSGNKLQGSIPHDLCGLKGLYELSLDDNELDGPLPPCLGELTSMRKLHLSFNKLHSSIPFSLWSLKDILKVDLSSNYFNGSLPLEIGKLSVLQHLDLSMNSLSNDIPSTIGNLRDLQVLALSSNRFHGLIPTSISDLVSLESLDLSENNLSGVIPKSLEGLRHLKKFNVSLNRLEGEIPSGGPFANFTSQSFMKNYALCGSPRLQVSPCKSNSHRNSKKTLLHVLRYVLPIVASIIIVITLIFVCTPFKKKRKSTNSTTIEDSFPLKEWKRISYDQLSKATDGFSGGNMLGSGSFGTVYKGILFDETEVAIKVFNLQLEGAFRSFDVECEVMSKIIHRNLVKVITCCSSTTDFKALVLELMPNGSLDQWLYSNNHFLDILQRINIMIDVASALEYLHSGYSTPLIHCDLKPSNVLLDKDMIAHVGDFGIAKLLGEGDSMKQTMTLATIGYMAPEYGSAGIISVKSDVYSYGILLMETFTRKKPTDEIFAGEMSMKHWVKTSLGNGIIGAGDSGLLEEDDKYFVVKANCISSIMKLALDCSAELPEDRTDMNNVLSILKNIKRKFINDIEDD; from the exons ATGTCCAATTTCCATTTTCTTTCATCGGCATTAATGTTCTTCCACTGTTTCATGGTCAGCTACGCCGTGACTACCAGAAACCTCACCACCGATCAATCTGTTCTTCTCGAATTTAAACACCAAATCAATGATCCTTATGGCATCCTAATCGACAACTGGACCACCAGCCACTCTTTCTGTAACTGGATCGGTGTCACTTGCGGTGCTAGGCATAACAGAATCGTAGCTTTGAATCTTCCCAACATGAATCTTACCGGAACTATCCCTCCAGAATTAGGGAACCTCTCGTTCTTAGCCTCTCTTAATTTGAGTGGCAATGGATTCCATGGCGATTTACCGGGAGAGTTGGGGCACCTGAGTCGTCTGAAACTCGTCGACTTAAGCTTCAATTTCTTTACCGGGAAAATCCCATCATCATTTGGAAGATTAAACCAGGTTTCAGACTTGGTTCTCAGCAATAACAATCTGACTGGAGCAATCCCTCACGAGATAAGTAATCTTTTGAATATGAGAACACTTGACTTGGTATCGAACAAGCTTTATGGGCCTATACCTTCTTCCATTTACAACATTTCTTCATTGCGAAAGATTTCTTTATCCTTGAATAGTTTATCTGGTAAAATCCCAGATGATATGTGCCACCATCTTCCCAATTTGGAGGCACTTTACTTGGGCACAAACGAGTTGTCAGGTCAGATTCCAGCAACTATAGATGAATGCAGGAATCTTCAAGGATTATTATTAGATTACAATCAGTTGAGTGGCAGCATTCCCAGGAGAATCGGAAATCTAACTGCACTTACAGAGCTATATTTGGGTGGAAATAATTTAGAAG GTGAGATCCCTTGGGAAATTGGAAATCTGTTGAATTTGGAGATATTTTTCGCTGTAGATATGAGGCTTACTGGACTCATTCCCACGAGCATCGGCAATTTAACCAAACTCAGGGAGATATATTTAGGTCCTAATTTTTTAGAAG GTGAAATTCCATGGGAGATTGGGAATATTCATTCATTGGAGATATTTTCAGCACCAAATATGAGCTTAAATGGGGAGATTCCACATTCTATTCTCAATGGTTCTTCTTTGAAAGCCAtttatgtcatgctcaatcatttaTCTG GTAAATTACCAGACATAAGGTCGGATTCAAATCTTGAGGAGCTTCACCTATGGGGCAACAAtcttagtggaaacattcctgaATCTATCTCCAATGTTTCTAAACTCAGAAACATCGCATTGATGGCAAACTCATTCTCTGGTCATATTCCAAATAGTCTTGGCAATCTAAAATTTCTCGAGGAGTTACGCCTTTGGAAGAACAAATTGACCATTGAAACTAATTCAAATGGTGAGTGGAGCTTCTTCGCTTCCTTGCTGAATTGCAAGTATCTAAAAGTGTTAGATTTATCGGTCAACCCATTGAAGGGAGTTCTTCCAACTTCCATCTCCAATCTCTCCCAAACGCTTCAAGTTTTCTCATGCGCGGATTGCAGAATTGAAGGAACCATTCCCATGGAAATCGGTAGCTTGAACAATGCAATCATTTTGGAACTTACCAACAATGAACTTATTGGATCCATTCCAACAACGATAGGAGGGTTAACGAATCTCCAATACTTGGGTCTTAGTGGAAATAAGTTGCAAGGCTCCATCCCACATGATCTTTGCGGTTTAAAGGGATTgtatgaattatcattagatgaTAACGAGCTCGATGGACCTTTACCTCCATGTTTGGGCGAGTTGACTTCTATGAGAAAACTACACTTGTCCTTCAACAAGTTGCATTCATCAATACCTTTCAGTTTATGGAGCTTGAAAGATATCTTAAAAGTAGACTTGTCATCCAACTATTTCAACGGCTCCCTTCCACTTGAAATTGGAAAGTTGAGCGTACTACAACACTTGGACTTGTCAATGAATTCGTTATCAAATGATATCCCATCCACAATTGGAAATCTTCGCGATCTGCAAGTTCTAGCTCTTTCAAGTAATAGGTTCCACGGTCTTATCCCTACGTCAATCAGTGACTTGGTGAGTTTGGAAAGCTTGGATTTATCTGAAAACAACCTCTCTGGAGTCATTCCCAAATCTCTAGAAGGGCTTCGTCACCTCAAGAAATTTAATGTGTCTCTGAATAGATTGGAAGGGGAGATACCAAGTGGAGGGCCTTTTGCGAACTTCACAAGCCAATCATTCATGAAAAATTATGCACTGTGTGGTTCACCAAGATTACAAGTCTCACCATGCAAAAGTAACTCCCATCGAAATTCAAAGAAGACCCTTTTACATGTTTTGAGGTATGTTTTACCAATAGTTGCTTCAATCATCATAGTCATTACCTTAATATTTGTCTGCACACCATttaagaagaagaggaagagtaCGAACTCCACTACGATAGAAGATTCATTTCCTTTGAAGGAATGGAAAAGAATTTCGTATGATCAGTTATCGAAAGCGACCGATGGATTTAGCGGAGGAAACATGCTTGGTTCGGGAAGTTTCGGCACTGTATATAAAGGAATACTTTTTGATGAGACCGAAGTTgcaataaaagtttttaatttgcaATTAGAGGGAGCGTTTAGGAGTTTCGACGTCGAATGCGAAGTGATGAGTAAGATCATTCATCGTAATCTCGTCAAGGTCATTACTTGTTGTTCTAGTACTACTGATTTCAAAGCCCTAGTGCTTGAACTCATGCCAAATGGAAGCCTTGACCAATGGCTATACTCTAACAATCATTTCTTGGATATTCTACAAAGAATCAACATAATGATAGATGTTGCATCAGCATTAGAATACCTCCACTCGGGATATTCGACTCCTCTAATCCATTGCGACCTAAAACCAAGTAATGTCTTACTAGACAAAGACATGATTGCTCATGTGGGAGATTTTGGGATTGCCAAATTATTAGGAGAAGGAGATTCCATGAAGCAGACAATGACGCTTGCCACCATTGGCTATATGGCACCAG AGTATGGATCAGCAGGAATTATTTCCGTGAAAAGTGATGTCTATAGTTATGGTATTTTATTAATGGAAACTTTCACAAGAAAAAAGCCTACAGATGAAATTTTTGCTGGAGAAATGAGCATGAAGCATTGGGTGAAAACATCACTAGGTAATGGAATAATTGGGGCAGGAGATTCTGGTttacttgaagaagatgacaaaTACTTTGTTGTTAAAGCAAATTGTATATCCTCAATTATGAAATTGGCTTTAGATTGTTCAGCTGAATTACCTGAAGATAGGACTGATATGAACAATGTTCTTTCCATACTCaagaacatcaaaagaaaatttataaatgaCATAGAAGATGATTAA